In one Anas platyrhynchos isolate ZD024472 breed Pekin duck chromosome 8, IASCAAS_PekinDuck_T2T, whole genome shotgun sequence genomic region, the following are encoded:
- the WDR47 gene encoding WD repeat-containing protein 47 isoform X2, which yields MTEGTSGAEPLGTAQAPIPPWWDRGAAAGQAAGSDAAIMTAEETVNVKEAEIIKLILDFLNSRKLHISMLALEKESGVINGLFSDDMLFLRQLILDGQWDEVLQFIQPLECMEKFDKKRFRYIIMKQKFLEALCVNNAMSAEDEPQHLEFTMREAVQCLHALEEYCPSKEDYSKLCLLLTLPRLTNHAEFKDWNPSTARVHCFEEACVMVAEFIPADRKLSEAGFKASNNRLFQLVMKGLLYECCVEFCQSKATGEEITESEVLLGIDLLCGNGCDDLDLSLLSWLQNLPATVFSCAFEQKMLNIHVDKLLKPTKAAYADLLTPLISKLSPYPSSPMRRPQSADAYMTRSLNPALDGLSCGLTNHDKRVTDLGTKTSPMSHSFANFHYPGVQNLSRSLMLENTECHSIFEESPERDTPVEPQHPISSETLCQSSVPENEPVNGAQSQGSAKQEKNELRDSTEQFQEYYRQRLRYQQHLEQKEQQRQLYQQMLLEGGVNQEDGADQQQNLTEQFLNRSIQKLGELNIGMDSLGNDVQTLSQQCNGSRGNAATNPASNFTSPPSDASQRLTADGQNINTSTPRKRGSANQIPFPEESPVQGNQTASEHAVTQPPLDDSSGSLSRTRGDEDDKSKKQFICINTLEDTQAVRAVAFHPSGSLYAVGSNSKTLRVCAYPEVIDPSAYNTPKQPVVRFKRNKHHKGSIYCVAWSPCGQLLATGSNDKYVKVLPFNAETCNATGPDLEFSMHDGTIRDLAFMEGPESGGAILISAGAGDCNIYTTDCQRGQGLHALSGHTGHILALYTWSGWMIASGSQDKTVRFWDLRVPSCVRVVGTTFHGTGSAVASVAVDPSGRLLATGQEDSSCMLYDIRGGRMVQSYHPHASDVRSVRFSPGAHYLLTGSYDMKIKVTDLQGDLTKQLPLMVVGEHKDKVIQCRWHTQDLSFLSSSADRTVTLWTYNG from the exons ATGACTGAGGGCACTTCAGGAGCGGAGCCGCTGGGTACTGCCCAGGCCCCAATTCCCCCGTGGTGGGACCGCGGAGCAGCCGCTGGGCAGGCCGCAGGGTCGGAT gCTGCCATCATGACGGCTGAAGAAACAGTGAACGTTAAAGAAGCTGAAATAATCAAACTAATTCTAGACTTTCTGAACTCCAGGAAACTTCATATCAGTATGCTGGCACTTGAGAAAGAAAGTGGGGTCATTAATGGCCTGTTTTCAGATGACATGCTTTTTTTAAG gCAGTTGATTCTTGACGGTCAGTGGGATGAGGTTCTTCAATTTATTCAGCCTCTTGAATGTATGGAAAAATTCGACAAGAAAAG ATTTCGTTACATTATAATGAAGCAGAAGTTCTTGGAAGCCTTATGTGTAAACAATGCAATGTCAGCAGAGGATGAGCCTCAGCAT CTGGAATTCACAATGCGAGAGGCTGTGCAGTGCCTACATGCATTGGAAGAATACTGTCCCTCTAAGGAAGACTACAGTAAACTCTGCTTGCTGCTCACGTTGCCTCGCTTGACCAACCATGCAGAATTCAAAGACTGGAATCCCAGCACAGCCCGGGTGCACTGCTTTGAAGAAGCTTGTGTAATGGTGGCAGAGTTTATTCCTGCTGATAGGAAACTGAGTGAAGCTGGTTTCAAAGCAAGTAACAATCGTTTATTCCAGCTTGTAATGAAGGGATTGCTTTATGAATGTTGTGTGGAATTCTGTCAGAGTAAAGCAACGGGAGAAGAAATTACAGAAAGTGAAGTATTGCTGGGCATCGATCTCTTATGCGGTAATGGGTGTGATGACTTGGACCTTAGCTTATTGTCATGGCTGCAGAATCTGCCAGCTactgttttttcctgtgcttttgaACAAAAGATGCTTAATATTCATGTTGATAAACTCCTCAAGCCTACAAAAGCTGCATATGCTGATCTTTTGACACCTCTTATCAGCAAGCTTTCTCCATATCCATCATCCCCAATGAGACGGCCTCAGTCTGCTGATGCTTACATGACCCGTTCCCTAAACCCTGCCTTAGATGGGCTGTCATGTGGATTAACAAATCATGATAAGAGAGTCACAGACCTTGGGACCAAAACTTCTCCAATGTCGCACTCCTTTGCTAATTTCCATTACCCAGGAGTACAGAATCTCAGCCGAAGTCTCATGCTTGAGAATACTGAGTGTCACAGTATTTTTGAAGAGTCACCTGAGCG TGATACTCCCGTGGAGCCACAGCATCCCATCAGCAGCGAGACTTTGTGCCAGAGTTCTGTTCCAGAAAATGAGCCAGTTAATGGAGCACAGAGTCAGGGATCTGCcaaacaagagaaaaatgag CTTCGTGATTCAACAGAGCAGTTTCAAGAATATTACAGACAAAGACTACGTTACCAGCAGCACTTAGAACAAAAGGAGCAGCAACGTCAGTTGTACCAGCAAATGTTGTTGGAAGGAGGTGTAAACCAAGAAGATGGAGCTGACCAGCAACAGAATCTTACTGAGCAGTTTCTTAACAG atCTATCCAGAAGCTAGGAGAATTAAATATAGGTATGGACAGTCTTGGAAATGATGTGCAAACACTTAGCCAGCAATGTAATGGGAGCAGAGGGAATGCAGCTACTAACCCAGCAAGTAACTTTACATCACCACCTTCAGATGCTTCTCAGAGGCTAACGGCTGATGGCCAAAACATTAACACAAGCACTCCTCGAAAACGTGGATCAGCTAATCAAATACCCTTTCCTGAAGAGTCGCCTGTGCAGGGGAACCAAAC TGCATCAGAACATGCTGTCACTCAGCCACCATTGGACGACTCTTCAGGGAGCTTAAGTAGGACAAGAGGTGATGAG GATGACAAATCAAAAAAACAGTTCATTTGCATTAATACTCTAGAAGACACACAAGCTGTCAGAGCTGTAGCCTTTCATCCCAGTGGGAGTTTATATGCTGTTGGCTCCAACTCTAAAACTTTGAGAGTGTGTGCCTACCCAGAAGTAATTGACCCAAG tgcTTATAATACTCCTAAACAACCTGTGGTTCGcttcaaaagaaacaagcatCATAAAGGATCAATCTACTGTGTAGCATGGAGTCCCTGTGGACAGTTGCTGGCTACTGGTTCTAATGATAAATACGTGAAAGTACTACCTTTTAATGCTGAAACTTGTAATGCAACAG gacCAGATTTGGAATTCAGCATGCATGATGGGACAATCAGAGATCTTGCTTTTATGGAAGGCCCAGAAAGTGGTGGTGCTATTTTAATaagtgctggagcaggggactGTAATATTTACACTACAGATTGTCAGCGAGGACAAGGTCTGCACGCTCTAAGTGGTCACACTG GTCATATTTTAGCACTTTATACGTGGAGTGGTTGGATGATTGCATCTGGATCCCAAGACAAGACTGTAAGATTCTGGGATCTGAGAGTGCCAAGTTGTGTTCGCGTTGTGGGAACGACATTTCATGGAACAG GAAGTGCTGTAGCTTCAGTAGCTGTAGATCCTAGTGGTCGTCTCCTGGCTACTGGACAAGAGGACTCTAGCTGTATGTTGTATGATATTCGAGGAGGACGAATGGTTCAGAGCTACCACCCTCATGCCAGTGATGTTCGCTCTGTGCGCTTCTCTCCAGGGGCTCACTACTTGCTCACGGGATCATATGATATGAAAATAAAGGTGACAGACTTGCAAG GGGACCTCACGAAGCAGCTTCCTCTTATGGTAGTAGGAGAGCACAAGGACAAAGTTATTCAATGCAGATGGCATACGCAAGATCTTTCCTTCTTGTCTTCGTCTGCAGACAGAACTGTAACCCTGTGGACCTACAATGGCTAG